One genomic window of Solanum dulcamara chromosome 10, daSolDulc1.2, whole genome shotgun sequence includes the following:
- the LOC129871564 gene encoding thylakoid lumenal 16.5 kDa protein, chloroplastic-like: MATVCLSNPISFFPSSSSSFSTSIIPKITTRKQIIVCKAENNVSNFSSIISKRRLSISLASSLLLSLTGNGFFNANAAILEADEDDELMEKVKQDRKKRLERQGIISSSSKEKGYLQDLVYKLSKVGQAIENNDLSAASSVLGQNTDADWVQKVNSAFNKFSGSDEEKTEVDSFNSSLSSLVSSVTKNDIEGSKIAFVASASAFEKWSTLTGLIEELKGL; encoded by the exons atggCAACTGTCTGCCTCTCAAATCCTATATCCTTTTTtccatcttcatcttcttcattttccacTTCAATTATCCCAAAAATTACAACTAGAAAACAAATAATTGTGTGCAAAGCAGAGAATAATGTATCTAATTTTAGTTCAATTATTAGCAAGAGAAGGCTATCAATTAGCCTTGCATCAAGTTTGTTGCTTTCTTTAACTGGAAATGGATTTTTTAATGCAAATGCTGCAATTTTAGAAGCTGATGAGGATGATGAGTTGATGGAAAAAGTGAAACAAGACAGAAAGAAAAGGCTTGAAAGACAGGGCATTATCAGTTCCTCCTCAAAGGagaaag GATACTTGCAAGATTTGGTATACAAGCTCAGTAAAGTAGGTCAAGCCATAGAGAACAATGATCTATCTGCTGCAAGTTCAGTTCTTGGGCAAAATACTGATGCAGATTGGGTCCAGAAAGTTAATTCAGCATTCAACAag TTTAGTGGTAGCGATGAGGAGAAGACAGAAGTCGATTCCTTCAATTCTTCGCTATCTTCTCTAGTTTCATCAG TTACTAAGAATGACATTGAAGGATCAAAAATAGCTTTCGTGGCATCAGCCAGTGCATTTGAGAAATGGTCAACATTAACAGGGTTGATTGAAGAGCTAAAAGGGCTTtaa
- the LOC129904930 gene encoding methyl-CpG-binding domain-containing protein 11-like isoform X1 — protein MIDEQKAPKYCYGGLREGFSPAFGYSQFLPKKGGTPKKNDIVFTAPTGEEITTRKQLEQYLKSHPGGPPVADFDWGTGEMPRRSARITEKVKATQSPAESEPAKKRGRKSSASKKDSKDKEVPKETEAAKDDDMEEAEKHEKDTAAMEAEKDVEKEQDENQNEPQDGESEVEKKDEIQSSENDVVKENLDEGQIVDDKVEDAQVEKDVEMADNVGHSKDVEEAPVDKTADGPDATKINEEKDVQVQEVEKIPTEEAHVEKDVKMADKDVEEEAPADKTAVGPEAAKINEEGKDVQIQEVEILPTEEAQVEQDVKMTDNIGHPDDVEDVPADKEADGPEATKINEGKDVQVQEAENKRTEEAQVEKDVNDVEEEKAVLVQEVENIPTETEKFDCSAAEEKNHQAAGEQKTSAAAKSTDDQDNLMNIEKSKVEGEVTENGSNANEAKP, from the coding sequence TTTCTGCCTAAAAAAGGAGGTACTCCAAAGAAGAACGACATCGTATTTACTGCACCAACAGGGGAGGAGATCACCACAAGAAAACAGTTGGAACAGTACCTGAAGTCACACCCTGGTGGTCCGCCAGTAGCGGACTTTGATTGGGGAACTGGTGAAATGCCAAGAAGATCCGCTAGGATCACTGAAAAGGTGAAGGCAACTCAATCTCCAGCAGAAAGTGAGCCTGCTAAGAAACGAGGCAGAAAGTCTTCGGCTTCGAAGAAGGATTCCAAAGACAAAGAAGTCCCTAAAGAAACTGAAGCAGCAAAGGATGATGACATGGAGGAAGCTGAAAAGCATGAGAAGGATACTGCAGCAATGGAAGCTGAGAAAGATGTTGAAAAAGAACAAGACGAGAACCAAAATGAACCTCAAGATGGAGAAAGTGAAGTGGAGAAGAAAGATGAAATCCAATCTTCTGAGAATGATGTTGTGAAGGAGAACTTAGATGAAGGTCAAATTGTCGACGACAAAGTAGAAGATGCTCAAGTTGAGAAAGATGTTGAGATGGCTGATAACGTTGGACATTCTAAAGATGTTGAAGAGGCTCCTGTTGATAAAACAGCTGATGGTCCTGACGCTACTAAAATTAACGAGGAAAAGGATGTACAGGTTCAAGAAGTAGAAAAGATACCTACTGAAGAAGCTCACGTTGAGAAGGACGTCAAAATGGCAGATAAAGATGTTGAAGAGGAGGCCCCTGCTGATAAAACAGCTGTTGGTCCTGAAGCTGCTAAAATTAACGAGGAGGGAAAGGATGTACAGATTCAAGAAGTAGAAATATTACCTACCGAGGAAGCTCAGGTTGAGCAAGATGTCAAAATGACTGATAACATTGGACATCCCGACGATGTTGAAGATGTCCCTGCAGATAAAGAAGCTGATGGTCCTGAAGCTACTAAAATAAATGAGGGAAAGGATGTACAGGTTCAAGAAGCAGAAAACAAACGGACTGAAGAAGCTCAGGTTGAGAAAGATGTCAACGATGTTGAAGAGGAAAAGGCTGTACTGGTTCAAGAAGTAGAAAACATTCCTACTGAAACAGAAAAATTCGATTGTAGCGCTGCTGAGGAAAAGAATCATCAAGCGGCAGGAGAACAGAAAACTAGTGCTGCAGCAAAGAGTACTGATGATCAAGATAATTTGATGAACATTGAAAAAAGTAAGGTGGAGGGTGAAGTAACTGAGAATGGCAGCAACGCTAACGAGGCCAAGCCTTGA
- the LOC129904930 gene encoding methyl-CpG-binding domain-containing protein 11-like isoform X2 — protein sequence MAKSVEKNEVVSIELPAPPSWNKKFLPKKGGTPKKNDIVFTAPTGEEITTRKQLEQYLKSHPGGPPVADFDWGTGEMPRRSARITEKVKATQSPAESEPAKKRGRKSSASKKDSKDKEVPKETEAAKDDDMEEAEKHEKDTAAMEAEKDVEKEQDENQNEPQDGESEVEKKDEIQSSENDVVKENLDEGQIVDDKVEDAQVEKDVEMADNVGHSKDVEEAPVDKTADGPDATKINEEKDVQVQEVEKIPTEEAHVEKDVKMADKDVEEEAPADKTAVGPEAAKINEEGKDVQIQEVEILPTEEAQVEQDVKMTDNIGHPDDVEDVPADKEADGPEATKINEGKDVQVQEAENKRTEEAQVEKDVNDVEEEKAVLVQEVENIPTETEKFDCSAAEEKNHQAAGEQKTSAAAKSTDDQDNLMNIEKSKVEGEVTENGSNANEAKP from the coding sequence TTTCTGCCTAAAAAAGGAGGTACTCCAAAGAAGAACGACATCGTATTTACTGCACCAACAGGGGAGGAGATCACCACAAGAAAACAGTTGGAACAGTACCTGAAGTCACACCCTGGTGGTCCGCCAGTAGCGGACTTTGATTGGGGAACTGGTGAAATGCCAAGAAGATCCGCTAGGATCACTGAAAAGGTGAAGGCAACTCAATCTCCAGCAGAAAGTGAGCCTGCTAAGAAACGAGGCAGAAAGTCTTCGGCTTCGAAGAAGGATTCCAAAGACAAAGAAGTCCCTAAAGAAACTGAAGCAGCAAAGGATGATGACATGGAGGAAGCTGAAAAGCATGAGAAGGATACTGCAGCAATGGAAGCTGAGAAAGATGTTGAAAAAGAACAAGACGAGAACCAAAATGAACCTCAAGATGGAGAAAGTGAAGTGGAGAAGAAAGATGAAATCCAATCTTCTGAGAATGATGTTGTGAAGGAGAACTTAGATGAAGGTCAAATTGTCGACGACAAAGTAGAAGATGCTCAAGTTGAGAAAGATGTTGAGATGGCTGATAACGTTGGACATTCTAAAGATGTTGAAGAGGCTCCTGTTGATAAAACAGCTGATGGTCCTGACGCTACTAAAATTAACGAGGAAAAGGATGTACAGGTTCAAGAAGTAGAAAAGATACCTACTGAAGAAGCTCACGTTGAGAAGGACGTCAAAATGGCAGATAAAGATGTTGAAGAGGAGGCCCCTGCTGATAAAACAGCTGTTGGTCCTGAAGCTGCTAAAATTAACGAGGAGGGAAAGGATGTACAGATTCAAGAAGTAGAAATATTACCTACCGAGGAAGCTCAGGTTGAGCAAGATGTCAAAATGACTGATAACATTGGACATCCCGACGATGTTGAAGATGTCCCTGCAGATAAAGAAGCTGATGGTCCTGAAGCTACTAAAATAAATGAGGGAAAGGATGTACAGGTTCAAGAAGCAGAAAACAAACGGACTGAAGAAGCTCAGGTTGAGAAAGATGTCAACGATGTTGAAGAGGAAAAGGCTGTACTGGTTCAAGAAGTAGAAAACATTCCTACTGAAACAGAAAAATTCGATTGTAGCGCTGCTGAGGAAAAGAATCATCAAGCGGCAGGAGAACAGAAAACTAGTGCTGCAGCAAAGAGTACTGATGATCAAGATAATTTGATGAACATTGAAAAAAGTAAGGTGGAGGGTGAAGTAACTGAGAATGGCAGCAACGCTAACGAGGCCAAGCCTTGA